Genomic DNA from Triticum dicoccoides isolate Atlit2015 ecotype Zavitan chromosome 4B, WEW_v2.0, whole genome shotgun sequence:
ACAACCAGGGGACAACGATCGCCGTGGCGCTCTCGGCATTCGGCAGCGCCAACGCCGGCACCGTGTCCGTGCCCGTCACCGTGTTCGGAACCGGCGTCGACGACGCCGTGCTCGCCAAGTCGTTCAAGACCGACCTGCCCACCATCCAGAAGCTCAAGGCGGCGCTCACCCCGCCCAAGAAATAAGCCCGTCCGTGTCTCGTGCCGCATGTTTGGTGTTGTTGTCCGCCGTGTTgtgtttttgaatttgttttgcTTGTTGGAAACCTACCTGCCGAGCAACGCAGGCAACCAAGTACTGCATGCACATGGTAGGAGATATTTGGTGGTGAAATGATGTTGAATTATGTGGGTTTGCAATGTCGTCTTGATTTGGATCGAACTGTTTGTGTGTGTTGATGTTTGGAACTCATGATCTTGACTCTTTGAGTTACATATATGTTCACGATTTTGTATTGGGTTGTGCCTGGTGAGTTTGTATACCATTTTGAAGGCACCGATGTTGTATGGTACACAGTTTCAGTTTGGCATATGATACATGTTTTAAACAATTCAGACTTCACAAAAGTGTACAATTATGTGCATGATGAAATTTTGGCATGTCAAATTTGTAGCAGTGAACTAATTAAGTGAACTTTGCTGTCAAATTGTGGCGATGAACTTGGCGATTAGAGCTAAGGAAGAGGCACTAGCCAGAGGGGCGATTCAGCAGTTTTTAGCTGCGATATATTGTGGTGTAGTGAATGCATTGAAATTTGTTCTTAGTTCTATCCATTTCAAGATTGTAGCTAGTCTTTAGTTACATATATATTTGGATGTTTCTGTGGCGTTAGGTAGTTAAAACAGCACAGAACCATTTCATTTCGAGCGGCCATCTACTGAGTTCCATAGTGTTATTTAGAATGATAGGCTTCTCCCCAAAATGGTGTACAGAAGATAGAGAGGGACACTTGCTTTATGTTATGACTTGTAATAATAAGTGTGATTTCTATAGAAGAAACAGAGTTTACTTGTAACCATGGAAATAAAAAAAAACAAGAGTTGCATAACAGACACAACTATATTTGATGGCATAATCTTAACACCCAAATCAAATGAAGTTTGACATGAGTCACCATAACAATTCACAAGCCACAACATGCGCATATTATTACACAACTTAAAACTCACAAGAACACCAGGTTCACTCCACCATCATTCACTAGCTCGATGTGGCCTTATTATTCAGGGCGACAACAATACACCGACGAATCATTTCTTTGCTGGCGGAGTGAGTGCCGCCTTGAGCTTTTGCACGGTGGGCAGGTCAGTCTTGAAGGACTTGGCGAGCACCGCATCGTCAACACCAGTACCAAACACGGTAACAGGAACAGACACGGTGCCCGCGGCGGCGCTACCGAATGCCGAGAGTGCAACTGCGGGGCTTTGCCCTGGGTTGGACTGATAGTGCACCAGACCCTTGGGGAATATGAACATGTCGCCGACGGCTAGGTCCTGAGTGTAGAGCTTGCCAGCCGTGTCGACGAAGCCAACGGAGAGCGCACCGTGAAGGACGAGCAGTAGCTCTGCTGCACGAGGGTGGGTATGGGGTGGGTTGATGGATTCGGAGGGGAACTTGAGCATGGCGTAGGACACGCTCTGCCCGTTGAGTGCCGGGAACTCGGTCATGCTGGCCTTGGTCACAGTGAAGTTCTGCGCCCCCGGCATCGGCATGGTCATGTTCATGGTGGCGCGAAAGCCGGTGTAGGTGAAGAAGTCGCCGGTGATGTTCATTGGTGCTATCCCGTACATGTCGTTTGGGACGACAAAGTCGGCGAGGATGTCCGGGTCGCCGGCCACAACGGCAAGTGGCGTCGTGACCAATGCAACCACCACCAGTAACAAGGAGTAGCAGTTGAGGGACGCCATTGAAGTTGAATGTAGCTACAAGGTAAGCTAATGATTTAGTGGCGCCAAGAGACTGATTGGTGAACGCTGTGGTTGTGACTTGTGAGTTGTGGTGAAGATGTTGAGCTACCTGTTGTGTTATTTATATACACAAGAGGCAATCTAGCTAGCTAGCGAGGTGATGAAGAGTCTGAtaaaccaagggccatgaaa
This window encodes:
- the LOC119293151 gene encoding germin-like protein 9-3, encoding MASLNCYSLLLVVVALVTTPLAVVAGDPDILADFVVPNDMYGIAPMNITGDFFTYTGFRATMNMTMPMPGAQNFTVTKASMTEFPALNGQSVSYAMLKFPSESINPPHTHPRAAELLLVLHGALSVGFVDTAGKLYTQDLAVGDMFIFPKGLVHYQSNPGQSPAVALSAFGSAAAGTVSVPVTVFGTGVDDAVLAKSFKTDLPTVQKLKAALTPPAKK